A stretch of the Candidatus Saccharimonadales bacterium genome encodes the following:
- a CDS encoding FAD-dependent oxidoreductase, translating to MTAQTTKLKKQKVLIIGAGFAGIKTALELAEDAGRFDITVLSDQTDFRYYPSLYRTATGGNVAGSIIPLKSLFDDSKITLLHGEATTLDRKTRTIGLQDGQTVQYDALVIGLGVVTNYFGIPGMQELSYSIKSPTEIKRFKEHLHKQIEDDRAPDLNYVIVGAGPTGIELSGALPEYLKQIMANHGIKHKAAHIDLIEAAPRLLPRMPKDTSLMVAKRLRKIGVKLYTGKVVEALAADQLSVSGKPIRSHTVIWTAGVSNHPFFKNNGFAMTPRGKVSTDMYLQAEDNIYVVGDNANTPYSGMAQTALHDGIYVAGNLKRKADGKDPKSYKIKKPITVIPVGEQWAAVVWGKIRLYGRLGWVLREFADLIAFADYLPWWKAGRQWLTSFEAEEACTVCRHAQRQAMTDK from the coding sequence CCCAAACCACAAAACTGAAGAAGCAAAAAGTTCTGATTATTGGCGCTGGCTTTGCTGGCATCAAAACCGCACTTGAACTAGCCGAAGACGCTGGCCGTTTCGATATAACTGTGCTGTCAGATCAAACCGATTTCCGGTATTATCCATCACTGTACCGTACGGCAACCGGCGGTAATGTTGCAGGTTCAATCATTCCGCTCAAAAGTTTATTTGATGACTCGAAAATCACTTTGCTGCACGGCGAAGCCACGACACTCGACCGTAAAACTAGGACGATAGGCTTGCAGGACGGTCAAACTGTCCAATACGATGCCTTGGTCATAGGACTCGGCGTCGTAACCAATTACTTTGGCATTCCTGGCATGCAGGAGCTATCGTATAGCATTAAATCGCCAACTGAAATCAAGCGTTTCAAAGAGCATTTGCACAAGCAGATCGAAGACGACAGAGCTCCGGATCTAAATTATGTCATCGTCGGCGCGGGCCCAACCGGCATCGAACTCTCGGGAGCATTACCAGAGTACCTAAAACAGATTATGGCTAATCATGGCATCAAGCATAAGGCCGCACACATCGACCTGATTGAGGCCGCGCCGCGTTTGCTTCCACGCATGCCGAAGGACACTTCACTAATGGTAGCGAAGCGCCTACGCAAAATCGGCGTCAAACTGTATACCGGCAAAGTTGTCGAAGCGCTAGCCGCCGATCAGCTGTCCGTCAGCGGCAAACCGATCCGAAGTCATACTGTCATTTGGACGGCCGGCGTATCAAATCATCCGTTTTTCAAAAACAATGGCTTTGCGATGACCCCAAGAGGCAAAGTTAGCACCGATATGTATCTCCAAGCCGAAGACAATATATACGTCGTTGGAGACAACGCCAACACACCATATAGCGGCATGGCGCAGACGGCCCTGCACGACGGTATTTACGTTGCTGGTAATTTGAAACGAAAAGCTGACGGTAAAGACCCGAAAAGTTACAAGATCAAAAAGCCGATTACCGTTATTCCTGTCGGCGAGCAGTGGGCAGCTGTCGTATGGGGAAAGATCCGTTTGTACGGCCGGCTTGGCTGGGTGCTACGCGAGTTTGCCGATCTCATAGCTTTCGCTGATTATTTGCCATGGTGGAAAGCCGGACGGCAATGGCTCACCAGCTTTGAAGCTGAAGAAGCCTGCACGGTGTGCCGTCATGCGCAGCGCCAAGCTATGACCGATAAATAA